Proteins co-encoded in one Anopheles moucheti chromosome X, idAnoMoucSN_F20_07, whole genome shotgun sequence genomic window:
- the LOC128306843 gene encoding ubiquitin carboxyl-terminal hydrolase Usp2 isoform X3, whose protein sequence is MPVISAYSSSGSRYIQPPSSTLTRSNYSDRIYYSPLLSNNKTYSISNSGLYRKSSYRFDTPFSSTTSSSLYHRREERDYSSKNRTLCKNSEVTSDSLKATVDTNEANTNGGIDSIKNSERRTTNSNRSSRYSSTVSNYAAPTSLRSSGNYVSNLRNTALSGAEIYQRYSISNYKPSSSVATRITQSSLAYTGSLQDNSNLNKDSSLVVSPEDRHHYNNNSKLRHSVDLHNTVKPSRNYHDQSTTENDATTSSSRLSTSLKSSYEQLSDTTDSSRSSKAGLCGLWNIGNTCFMNSMIQCLSNTRELTSFLRSQPSTELGTNKDHRILAEYTKLIKNMWSGSQRSINPSDLKHTFSSKHRMYSGSAQQDAQEFLRFFLDSLHGALNVAVKRDPLGEIDDAMNSRVKADMLWEWYSKAENSVIKDLFVGQLRSTLKCTHCDTESTMFDPFWDLSLPLPTSNSRCKLENCLEMFIKEEILDGIDQPTCSHCETRRKCTKSLTIERFPRYLVIHLKRFSETRFSKLTNTVEFPTKKRELNLQPYASEDISGPVYYSLYGISNHIGSTAGGHYVAVCKHPTIQEWNEFNDNYVSETSERNLVTSNAYVLFYERA, encoded by the exons ATGCCAGTCATATCAGCGTATTCATCTAGTGGCAGTAGATATATTCAACCGCCTTCCAGTACATTAACAAGATCCAACTACTCCGATCGCATATATTATTCACCATTACTGAGCAACAATAAGACATACAGTATTAGCAACAGTGGTCTTTATCGCAAAAGTTCATATCGTTTTGATACACCATTTTCGTCAACTACCTCATCTTCGCTTTATCatcgacgtgaagaacgcGACTATAGCAGCAAAAATCGTACTCTCTGCAAAAATTCAGAAGTCACATCTGACAGTCTTAAAGCCACTGTTGATACCAACGAAGCCAACACAAACGGTGGTATCGATAGTATCAAAAACAGCGAACGCAGAACCACTAACAGCAACAGATCCAGTAGATATTCATCGACGGTCAGCAATTACG CTGCACCGACAAGTCTACGAAGCAGTGGTAACTACGTTTCGAATCTACGTAACACAGCGTTAAGTGGAGCGGAAATTTATCAACGCTATAGTATCTCGAACTATAAACCTTCATCTAGCGTTGCGACTCGTATAACGCAATCGAGTTTAGCTTACACCGGAAGTTTACAAGACAATTCAAATTTGAACAAAGACTCATCGCTAGTTGTTTCTCCCGAGGATAGACATCATTATAACAACAATAGCAAG CTTCGGCACAGTGTGGACTTGCACAACACTGTCAAACCGTCACGAAACTACCATGATCAATCTACTACGGAAAATGATGCAACAACATCGTCATCTAGATTGTCCACGTCACTCAAGTCCAGTTATGAGCAATTGTCGGACACTACTGATTCCTCACGGAGCTCTAAAGCAG GACTCTGTGGTTTATGGAATATCGGGAATACATGCTTCATGAATTCTATGATTCAATGTCTCAGTAATACTCGCGAACTTACATCATTTCTTCGAAGTCAACCATCAACCGAATTAGGTACAAACAAGGATCACCGCATATTGGCAg AATATaccaaattaattaaaaatatgtggAGCGGATCACAACGAAGCATTAACCCGTCAgatttaaaacacactttctCTAGCAAACACCGAATGTATTCCGGGTCAGCGCAACAAGATGCTCAGGAATTTCTAAGATTTTTCCTTGATTCATTACACGGAGCATTGAACGTGGCTGTCAAGCGAGATCCTTTAGGTGAAATCGATGATGCAATGAA CAGCCGGGTTAAAGCAGACATGCTTTGGGAATGGTATTCAAAAGCTGAAAATTCGGTCATAAAAGATTTATTTGTTGGACAATTAAGAAGTACTCTTAAGTGCACACATTGCGATACCGAAAGTACGATGTTTGATCCCTTCTGGGATTTAAG TCTTCCACTGCCCACATCGAATTCGCGATGTAAACTTGAAAATTGTCTCGAAATGTTTATAAAAGAAGAGATCCTCGACGGTATCGATCAGCCCACTTGTTCTCATTGTGAAACTCGACGAAAATGCACTAAAAGCTTGACAATCGAGCGGTTCCCGCGGTATCTCGTGATTC ATCTTAAACGATTCTCAGAAACTCGTTTCAGCAAACTAACAAATACAGTAGAATTTCCAACAAAGAAACGGGAACTtaatcttcaaccgtatgcaTCTGAAGATATTTCTGGACCCGTATACTATTCCctgtatggaatttcgaatCACATAG GGTCTACTGCTGGTGGTCATTATGTAGCGGTATGCAAGCATCCAACAATTCAAGAATGGAATGAGTTTAATGATAACTA cgTCAGCGAAACATCTGAACGAAATTTAGTAACTTCGAATgcgtatgttttattttatgaacgAGCATAG
- the LOC128307018 gene encoding tyramine beta-hydroxylase: MEMDSCNARCCVFALLLTTVVCYNISSERLHNLNLNYQLTKLLWMVDWHEKEVFFHINNSFEHGKFRTFGIGFSQRGELSRTDFCVFSSVHNLYHQVYDTYTSRDNKHLLIDTLQNCDVIHMDDNSITFRRKFDTCDPQDIVFHSGTMYLVWWRMDTLLDWKNDFTTVPNASLQNHGTLPVQLLRADKIRIEEKSQVLKKVEVHLDAVVVPAVETTYWCKIQRLDPWLTDVKHHIVQFEPLIDNEDLVHHMEVFQCVTNNMEIHTYNGPCNDMPASGRLCSKVMALWAMGAGSFTYPKEAGLPIGGKEFNPHIRLEVHFNNPELKSGFIDSSGMRINVVSKLRRYDAAIMELGLEYTDKMAIPPGQIAFPLYGYCIAECTQLALPKKGIVIFGSQLHTHLRGVRVLTRHFRGKEELPLVNRDDFFSHHYQEIRQLRYKPHVLPGDALVTTCYYDTRGYKTLTLGGFSISDEMCVNYIHYYPATALEVCKSSISDKSLHDYFDYMKQVEKQNISSASGPRSENYLSIQWDESRVNELADTYLSSPLSMQCNRSDGMRFDGFAWENAPITTFKLPVPVSEPRTCASIPSHLRWFKSLNEGLCDNLGDCIYSESKLKE, translated from the exons ATGGAAATGGATTCGTGTAATGCTAGATGCTGTGTGTTTGCATTATTATTAACCACCGTTGTATGTTACA ATATATCTTCGGAGCGGCTACACAATCTTAATTTAAACTATCAACTAACCAAACTCCTTTGGATGGTAGACTGGCATGAAAAAGAAGTATTTTTCCATATAAACAATTCTTTCGAACATGGAAAGTTCCGGACATTTGGTATAGGGTTTTCACAACGTGGAGAACTATCCCGTACagatttttgtgtgttctcCTCTGTTCATAATCTTTATCATCAAGTCTATGATACATATACTTCTCGTGACAATAAACATCTCTTAATTGATACTCTGCAGAATTGTGACGTTATTCACATGGACGATAATTCTATTACATTTCGCCGTAAGTTCGACACTTGCGATCCACAAgatattgtttttcattccgGCACTATGTATCTTGTGTGGTGGCGTATGGATACATTGCTGGATTGGAAAAACGATTTCACTACGGTGCCGAATGCAAGCTTGCAAAATCATGGTACTCTACCAGTACAGCTGCTAAGAGCTGATAAGATACGTATTGAAGAAAAATCCCAAGTTTTAAAAAAGGTCGAAGTACATCTGGACGCTGTCGTTGTACCAGCGGTGGAAACAACTTACTGGTGTAAAATACAGCGACTTGATCCGTGGTTGACAGACGTCAAGCATCATATCGTTCAGTTTGAGCCATTAATAGACAACGAAGATTTAGTACACCATATGGAAGTTTTCCAATGTGTCACTAACAACATGGAGATTCATACATACAACGGCCCTTGCAATGATATGCCTGCATCAGGACGCTTGTGTTCGAAAGTTATGGCGCTGTGGGCTATGGGGGCTGGTTCATTTACTTACCCGAAAGAAGCAGGACTACCTATAGGCGGTAAAGAGTTTAATCCGCATATCCGTCTGGAAGTACATTTTAACAATCCGGAGCTAAAGTCCGGGTTCATCGATAGCTCCGGAATGCGAATCAACGTAGTCTCGAAGTTACGTCGCTATGATGCTGCCATAATGGAATTGGGATTGGAATATACGGACAAAATGGCTATACCACCAGGGCAGATAGCATTTCCGCTTTATGGTTATTGTATAGCCGAATGCACTCAGCTAGCTTTACCAAAGAAAGGTATAGTGATATTCGGTTCACAGTTGCACACACATTTACGCGGTGTGCGCGTTCTTACACGTCATTTCCGGGGAAAAGAAGAGCTCCCATTAGTAAATCGAGATGACTTCTTCTCACACCACTATCAAGAGATACGACAGCTGCGTTATAAACCTCATGTTTTGCCG GGTGATGCCCTAGTAACAACCTGTTACTATGATACACGTGGTTACAAAACGTTAACTCTTGGAGGGTTTTCAATCAGCGATGAAATGTGTGTAAATTATATTCATTACTACCCAGCAACAGCGCTAGAAGTCTGCAAAAGTTCCATTTCCGATAAGTCACTGCATGATTACTTTGACTACATGAAACA AGTTGAAAAGCAAAATATATCCTCAGCAAGTGGCCCTCGTTCggaaaattatttatcaattcaATGGGATGAATCAAGGGTAAACGAACTGGCTGATACGTATCTTTCGAGCCCTCtgagtatgcaatgcaatcgaTCAGATGGAATGCGTTTCGACGGTTTTGCATGGGAAAATGCACCTATAACAACTTTCAAGCTTCCAGTTCCTGTTTCTGAGCCCAGAACCTGTGCCTCTATTCCATCTCATCTGCGTTGGTTCAAATCGCTGAATGAAGGGCTTTGTGATAATCTTGGTGACTGCATCTATTCCGAGTCGAAATTGAAGGAATGA
- the LOC128306843 gene encoding ubiquitin carboxyl-terminal hydrolase Usp2 isoform X2, which translates to MKSLNITVNVEESFTQATIRLRPPTSSQNLTNANSKNKSTNESFKLEDSVVTSIPSASALVTAIVTTDDLGDEDVGETKVTANDGKDLQVTATIRIKPKGSTSKIPDKEKRRESGNNIPESRSVMNDSNVIATSKTNNRSSIRNIKGINDDEFEDENRSKTKSFHYYQTVDKNSDKIVNNGNDHGEEKKTLAVNDVSHASNTSVLSTAQNEYNESEKECNVDQAINLRHSVDLHNTVKPSRNYHDQSTTENDATTSSSRLSTSLKSSYEQLSDTTDSSRSSKAGLCGLWNIGNTCFMNSMIQCLSNTRELTSFLRSQPSTELGTNKDHRILAEYTKLIKNMWSGSQRSINPSDLKHTFSSKHRMYSGSAQQDAQEFLRFFLDSLHGALNVAVKRDPLGEIDDAMNSRVKADMLWEWYSKAENSVIKDLFVGQLRSTLKCTHCDTESTMFDPFWDLSLPLPTSNSRCKLENCLEMFIKEEILDGIDQPTCSHCETRRKCTKSLTIERFPRYLVIHLKRFSETRFSKLTNTVEFPTKKRELNLQPYASEDISGPVYYSLYGISNHIGSTAGGHYVAVCKHPTIQEWNEFNDNYVSETSERNLVTSNAYVLFYERA; encoded by the exons ATGAAATCCTTAAACATTACTGTAAACGTGGAGGAATCATTCACGCAGGCTACGATCAGGCTACGCCCCCCAACTTCATCGCAGAACTTGACAaatgcaaacagcaaaaacaaatcaaccaaTGAGAGTTTTAAACTAGAAGATTCAGTTGTGACGTCGATACCATCGGCTTCAGCGTTAGTGACTGCAATTGTAACAACCGACGATTTGGGTGACGAAGATGTCGGAGAAACAAAAGTTACAGCAAACGATGGGAAAGACCTTCAGGTCACAGCCACAATACGTATAAAGCCAAAAGGCAGTACAAGTAAAATTCCggataaagaaaaaagaagagaaagtgGAAATAACATCCCTGAGAGCAGAAGTGTAATGAACGATAGCAATGTAATCGCTActagtaaaacaaacaacagaagCAGCATCAGAAACATAAAGGGAATCAATGATGACGAGTTTGAAGATGAAAACCGAAGTAAAACGAAAAGTTTTCATTATTATCAAACGGTTGACAAAAACAGTGATAAAATCGTGAACAACGGCAATGACCATGGAGAGGAAAAGAAGACTTTGGCGGTTAATGACGTTAGTCACGCATCAAACACCTCTGTCCTTAGCACCGCGCAAAATGAATACAATGAATCAGAAAAAGAATGCAATGTTGATCAGGCCATAAAT CTTCGGCACAGTGTGGACTTGCACAACACTGTCAAACCGTCACGAAACTACCATGATCAATCTACTACGGAAAATGATGCAACAACATCGTCATCTAGATTGTCCACGTCACTCAAGTCCAGTTATGAGCAATTGTCGGACACTACTGATTCCTCACGGAGCTCTAAAGCAG GACTCTGTGGTTTATGGAATATCGGGAATACATGCTTCATGAATTCTATGATTCAATGTCTCAGTAATACTCGCGAACTTACATCATTTCTTCGAAGTCAACCATCAACCGAATTAGGTACAAACAAGGATCACCGCATATTGGCAg AATATaccaaattaattaaaaatatgtggAGCGGATCACAACGAAGCATTAACCCGTCAgatttaaaacacactttctCTAGCAAACACCGAATGTATTCCGGGTCAGCGCAACAAGATGCTCAGGAATTTCTAAGATTTTTCCTTGATTCATTACACGGAGCATTGAACGTGGCTGTCAAGCGAGATCCTTTAGGTGAAATCGATGATGCAATGAA CAGCCGGGTTAAAGCAGACATGCTTTGGGAATGGTATTCAAAAGCTGAAAATTCGGTCATAAAAGATTTATTTGTTGGACAATTAAGAAGTACTCTTAAGTGCACACATTGCGATACCGAAAGTACGATGTTTGATCCCTTCTGGGATTTAAG TCTTCCACTGCCCACATCGAATTCGCGATGTAAACTTGAAAATTGTCTCGAAATGTTTATAAAAGAAGAGATCCTCGACGGTATCGATCAGCCCACTTGTTCTCATTGTGAAACTCGACGAAAATGCACTAAAAGCTTGACAATCGAGCGGTTCCCGCGGTATCTCGTGATTC ATCTTAAACGATTCTCAGAAACTCGTTTCAGCAAACTAACAAATACAGTAGAATTTCCAACAAAGAAACGGGAACTtaatcttcaaccgtatgcaTCTGAAGATATTTCTGGACCCGTATACTATTCCctgtatggaatttcgaatCACATAG GGTCTACTGCTGGTGGTCATTATGTAGCGGTATGCAAGCATCCAACAATTCAAGAATGGAATGAGTTTAATGATAACTA cgTCAGCGAAACATCTGAACGAAATTTAGTAACTTCGAATgcgtatgttttattttatgaacgAGCATAG
- the LOC128306843 gene encoding ubiquitin carboxyl-terminal hydrolase Usp2 isoform X1, whose protein sequence is MPVISAYSSSGSRYIQPPSSTLTRSNYSDRIYYSPLLSNNKTYSISNSGLYRKSSYRFDTPFSSTTSSSLYHRREERDYSSKNRTLCKNSEVTSDSLKATVDTNEANTNGGIDSIKNSERRTTNSNRSSRYSSTVSNYAAPTSLRSSGNYVSNLRNTALSGAEIYQRYSISNYKPSSSVATRITQSSLAYTGSLQDNSNLNKDSSLVVSPEDRHHYNNNSKATIRLRPPTSSQNLTNANSKNKSTNESFKLEDSVVTSIPSASALVTAIVTTDDLGDEDVGETKVTANDGKDLQVTATIRIKPKGSTSKIPDKEKRRESGNNIPESRSVMNDSNVIATSKTNNRSSIRNIKGINDDEFEDENRSKTKSFHYYQTVDKNSDKIVNNGNDHGEEKKTLAVNDVSHASNTSVLSTAQNEYNESEKECNVDQAINLRHSVDLHNTVKPSRNYHDQSTTENDATTSSSRLSTSLKSSYEQLSDTTDSSRSSKAGLCGLWNIGNTCFMNSMIQCLSNTRELTSFLRSQPSTELGTNKDHRILAEYTKLIKNMWSGSQRSINPSDLKHTFSSKHRMYSGSAQQDAQEFLRFFLDSLHGALNVAVKRDPLGEIDDAMNSRVKADMLWEWYSKAENSVIKDLFVGQLRSTLKCTHCDTESTMFDPFWDLSLPLPTSNSRCKLENCLEMFIKEEILDGIDQPTCSHCETRRKCTKSLTIERFPRYLVIHLKRFSETRFSKLTNTVEFPTKKRELNLQPYASEDISGPVYYSLYGISNHIGSTAGGHYVAVCKHPTIQEWNEFNDNYVSETSERNLVTSNAYVLFYERA, encoded by the exons ATGCCAGTCATATCAGCGTATTCATCTAGTGGCAGTAGATATATTCAACCGCCTTCCAGTACATTAACAAGATCCAACTACTCCGATCGCATATATTATTCACCATTACTGAGCAACAATAAGACATACAGTATTAGCAACAGTGGTCTTTATCGCAAAAGTTCATATCGTTTTGATACACCATTTTCGTCAACTACCTCATCTTCGCTTTATCatcgacgtgaagaacgcGACTATAGCAGCAAAAATCGTACTCTCTGCAAAAATTCAGAAGTCACATCTGACAGTCTTAAAGCCACTGTTGATACCAACGAAGCCAACACAAACGGTGGTATCGATAGTATCAAAAACAGCGAACGCAGAACCACTAACAGCAACAGATCCAGTAGATATTCATCGACGGTCAGCAATTACG CTGCACCGACAAGTCTACGAAGCAGTGGTAACTACGTTTCGAATCTACGTAACACAGCGTTAAGTGGAGCGGAAATTTATCAACGCTATAGTATCTCGAACTATAAACCTTCATCTAGCGTTGCGACTCGTATAACGCAATCGAGTTTAGCTTACACCGGAAGTTTACAAGACAATTCAAATTTGAACAAAGACTCATCGCTAGTTGTTTCTCCCGAGGATAGACATCATTATAACAACAATAGCAAG GCTACGATCAGGCTACGCCCCCCAACTTCATCGCAGAACTTGACAaatgcaaacagcaaaaacaaatcaaccaaTGAGAGTTTTAAACTAGAAGATTCAGTTGTGACGTCGATACCATCGGCTTCAGCGTTAGTGACTGCAATTGTAACAACCGACGATTTGGGTGACGAAGATGTCGGAGAAACAAAAGTTACAGCAAACGATGGGAAAGACCTTCAGGTCACAGCCACAATACGTATAAAGCCAAAAGGCAGTACAAGTAAAATTCCggataaagaaaaaagaagagaaagtgGAAATAACATCCCTGAGAGCAGAAGTGTAATGAACGATAGCAATGTAATCGCTActagtaaaacaaacaacagaagCAGCATCAGAAACATAAAGGGAATCAATGATGACGAGTTTGAAGATGAAAACCGAAGTAAAACGAAAAGTTTTCATTATTATCAAACGGTTGACAAAAACAGTGATAAAATCGTGAACAACGGCAATGACCATGGAGAGGAAAAGAAGACTTTGGCGGTTAATGACGTTAGTCACGCATCAAACACCTCTGTCCTTAGCACCGCGCAAAATGAATACAATGAATCAGAAAAAGAATGCAATGTTGATCAGGCCATAAAT CTTCGGCACAGTGTGGACTTGCACAACACTGTCAAACCGTCACGAAACTACCATGATCAATCTACTACGGAAAATGATGCAACAACATCGTCATCTAGATTGTCCACGTCACTCAAGTCCAGTTATGAGCAATTGTCGGACACTACTGATTCCTCACGGAGCTCTAAAGCAG GACTCTGTGGTTTATGGAATATCGGGAATACATGCTTCATGAATTCTATGATTCAATGTCTCAGTAATACTCGCGAACTTACATCATTTCTTCGAAGTCAACCATCAACCGAATTAGGTACAAACAAGGATCACCGCATATTGGCAg AATATaccaaattaattaaaaatatgtggAGCGGATCACAACGAAGCATTAACCCGTCAgatttaaaacacactttctCTAGCAAACACCGAATGTATTCCGGGTCAGCGCAACAAGATGCTCAGGAATTTCTAAGATTTTTCCTTGATTCATTACACGGAGCATTGAACGTGGCTGTCAAGCGAGATCCTTTAGGTGAAATCGATGATGCAATGAA CAGCCGGGTTAAAGCAGACATGCTTTGGGAATGGTATTCAAAAGCTGAAAATTCGGTCATAAAAGATTTATTTGTTGGACAATTAAGAAGTACTCTTAAGTGCACACATTGCGATACCGAAAGTACGATGTTTGATCCCTTCTGGGATTTAAG TCTTCCACTGCCCACATCGAATTCGCGATGTAAACTTGAAAATTGTCTCGAAATGTTTATAAAAGAAGAGATCCTCGACGGTATCGATCAGCCCACTTGTTCTCATTGTGAAACTCGACGAAAATGCACTAAAAGCTTGACAATCGAGCGGTTCCCGCGGTATCTCGTGATTC ATCTTAAACGATTCTCAGAAACTCGTTTCAGCAAACTAACAAATACAGTAGAATTTCCAACAAAGAAACGGGAACTtaatcttcaaccgtatgcaTCTGAAGATATTTCTGGACCCGTATACTATTCCctgtatggaatttcgaatCACATAG GGTCTACTGCTGGTGGTCATTATGTAGCGGTATGCAAGCATCCAACAATTCAAGAATGGAATGAGTTTAATGATAACTA cgTCAGCGAAACATCTGAACGAAATTTAGTAACTTCGAATgcgtatgttttattttatgaacgAGCATAG